One Desmodus rotundus isolate HL8 chromosome 4, HLdesRot8A.1, whole genome shotgun sequence DNA segment encodes these proteins:
- the ZNF438 gene encoding zinc finger protein 438 isoform X1 — MCTEVGMVSQGSPHIWECLQYKGKDKVNRNKEVWEVTAQVEHITIQNSSSVPPKDPGESVMPSGAIQSGRGLQNKSQFRTIAPKIVPKVLTSRVLSGHSPSLSDQVTPGPPVSSTPLGVPTQNYALMQVAGPEGTFSLVALPHIASAQPVQKRRLSLPENLKLPIPRYQPPRNNKGSTKNCVRSSSESGCSKPPAQTQTSPSLPGHSEPPPHPSPPEPVPSLNPAPSGPSVAALTNDHGQLNRPDTLTSSTPEEPSAKRGLLKLSGKENFASKETSSKPAVVAGEKHKEAVDLAEGTMKFSPAAFGGALQLVPSIPEGKLPIFPHSSMETTGVYNSESDGNIVDLSLPGLRVDCGKTSTVTGGFDATAKMATKVPGSQVLKQSPCESAFCSATKLDLSHKAKLNGGAAKRKGRKPKVPDEISSFQEERRKCKRIKNDPQQSRDPKPGAMKKYRSIMPKPVIVMPSVAPLASPAAALQSQRPGGPGQDILLNNSLTPKYLSCKQDSSSSSPKPSAAFRNGFSGIKKPWHRCPVCNHHFQFKQHLQDHMNTHTNRRPYSCRICRKTYVRSGSLSSHVKLHHGENRLRRLVCCEFCAKVFGHVRVYFGHLKEVHRVVISTESSPSELPPGDVPKSRDREATAQRDNKSSPEDDLLLNQADEVKLQIKCGRCQITAQSFAEIKFHLLYVHGEEIQGRLQEQLPPRSQAAPEELAQHAAPSWKQHPERRKLLKKSCPSDEEVHAFPKLKRQLCLHRQNGMETLTKDEGARPGPCEPGEAPQSPACPSPHCAPLQSHSGFNCILCARTLGKKEELLLHWQQGHNCEDAPRLWRILKAFSHQGGIEPPRETGK; from the exons GTGAATCAGTCATGCCTTCTGGAGCAATACAGAGTGGCAGAGGGTTGCAGAATAAGAGTCAGTTTAGAACCATCGCACCGAAAATTGTTCCCAAAGTCCTAACTTCCAGAGTGCTGTCGGGCCACTCGCCATCACTCTCTGACCAGGTGACTCCAGGCCCTCCCGTCAGCTCCACACCGCTGGGGGTGCCCACCCAGAATTACGCGCTGATGCAGGTTGCCGGCCCGGAGGGGACATTTTCTCTTGTGGCGTTGCCGCACATTGCCTCAGCTCAGCCAGTCCAGAAACGCAGACTGTCCCTGCCCGAAAACCTTAAACTGCCTATTCCTCGATACCAACCCCCAAGAAATAACAAAGGATCAACCAAGAACTGCGTTCGGAGCTCCTCTGAGAGTGGCTGTAGCAAACCCCCTGCCCAAACCCAGacatccccttccctccctggccATTCTgaacccccaccccatcccagcccacCTGAGCCAGTGCCATCACTAAACCCAGCCCCAAGCGGCCCCAGCGTGGCCGCACTGACCAATGACCATGGACAGCTGAACCGTCCTGACACCCTGACATCATCCACACCAGAGGAGCCCTCTGCCAAGCGGGGCCTCTTGAAGCTTTCAGGGAAAGAAAACTTTGCAAGCAAAGAAACATCCAGTAAACCTGCCGTTGTCGCTGGTGAAAAACATAAAGAAGCAGTTGACCTTGCAGAAGGCACGATGAAGTTTTCACCAGCCGCCTTCGGCGGTGCACTTCAGTTGGTCCCCTCAATCCCCGAAGGTAAACTGCCGATCTTTCCCCACTCTAGCATGGAAACAACAGGGGTTTATAACAGTGAGTCAGATGGTAACATTGTAGACCTTTCTTTACCTGGGCTCAGGGTCGACTGCGGTAAGACATCCACCGTCACAGGAGGCTTCGATGCAACCGCCAAAATGGCCACTAAGGTGCCTGGTTCACAGGTGCTGAAGCAGAGTCCCTGTGAAAGTGCCTTCTGTTCGGCCACCAAACTGGATCTCAGCCACAAAGCGAAACTGAATGGTGGGgcagcaaagagaaaaggaagaaaaccgaAGGTACCAGATGAGATCTCGTCAtttcaggaggaaaggaggaaatgtaaaagaataaaaaacgaTCCCCAACAATCCAGAGACCCAAAACCTGGGGCTATGAAAAAATATCGTAGCATTATGCCCAAGCCTGTCATTGTCATGCCCTCGGTGGCTCCCCTGGCTTCTCCTGCAGCTGCGTTACAATCCCAAAGGCCCGGTGGCCCAGGACAGgacattttgttaaataattctCTCACTCCTAAATATCTCAGCTGCAAGCAAGACAGCAGCTCTTCTTCCCCTAAGCCCAGCGCTGCATTCAGAAATGGATTCTCTGGCATTAAGAAGCCGTGGCACAGATGTCCTGTCTGTAACCACCACTTCCAGTTCAAACAGCACCTCCAAGACCACATGAACACGCACACCAACAGACGGCCTTACAGTTGTCGCATCTGTCGCAAGACTTACGTCCGTTCTGGCAGCCTGAGCTCACACGTGAAGCTTCACCACGGTGAGAACCGCCTGAGGAGACTCGTGTGCTGTGAATTTTGTGCAAAAGTGTTCGGTCACGTCAGAGTCTATTTTGGCCATCTGAAGGAAGTGCACAGGGTTGTCATCAGCACCGAGTCCTCCCCCAGCGAACTGCCGCCCGGGGACGTGCcgaagagcagagacagagaggcCACTGCGCAGAG gGACAACAAGTCCAGCCCAGAAGATGACCTCCTCCTAAACCAGGCAGACGAAGTCAAATTGCAGATCAAATGTGGCCGCTGCCAGATCACCGCCCAGTCTTTCGCCGAAATCAAGTTTCATCTACTTTATGTTCATGGAGAGGAAATTCAGGGCAGGCTGCAAGAGCAGCTCCCCCCCAGGAGCCAAGCAGCTCCAGAAGAACTGGCTCAACATGCTGCTCCTTCCTGGAAGCAGCATCCTGAGAGAAGGAAACTGCTGAAGAAGTCCTGTCCCTCCGACGAGGAAGTACATGCATTTCCTAAATTGAAAAGGCAACTCTGCCTTCATCGTCAGAATGGTATGGAAACACTCACAAAAGATGAAGGAGCCAGGCCGGGACCCTGTGAGCCAGGAGAAGCCCCCCAGAGCCCTGCATGTCCCAGCCCACACTGCGCACCCCTCCAGTCGCACTCGGGCTTTAACTGCATCCTCTGTGCACGGACGCTTGGGAAGAAAGAAGAGCTCCTCCTGCACTGGCAACAAGGGCACAATTGTGAGGATGCTCCCAGGCTCTGGAGGATTCTGAAGGCGTTCTCTCACCAGGGGGGGATCGAGCCTCCCAGGGAAACGGGGAAATGA
- the ZNF438 gene encoding zinc finger protein 438 isoform X3, producing MPSGAIQSGRGLQNKSQFRTIAPKIVPKVLTSRVLSGHSPSLSDQVTPGPPVSSTPLGVPTQNYALMQVAGPEGTFSLVALPHIASAQPVQKRRLSLPENLKLPIPRYQPPRNNKGSTKNCVRSSSESGCSKPPAQTQTSPSLPGHSEPPPHPSPPEPVPSLNPAPSGPSVAALTNDHGQLNRPDTLTSSTPEEPSAKRGLLKLSGKENFASKETSSKPAVVAGEKHKEAVDLAEGTMKFSPAAFGGALQLVPSIPEGKLPIFPHSSMETTGVYNSESDGNIVDLSLPGLRVDCGKTSTVTGGFDATAKMATKVPGSQVLKQSPCESAFCSATKLDLSHKAKLNGGAAKRKGRKPKVPDEISSFQEERRKCKRIKNDPQQSRDPKPGAMKKYRSIMPKPVIVMPSVAPLASPAAALQSQRPGGPGQDILLNNSLTPKYLSCKQDSSSSSPKPSAAFRNGFSGIKKPWHRCPVCNHHFQFKQHLQDHMNTHTNRRPYSCRICRKTYVRSGSLSSHVKLHHGENRLRRLVCCEFCAKVFGHVRVYFGHLKEVHRVVISTESSPSELPPGDVPKSRDREATAQRDNKSSPEDDLLLNQADEVKLQIKCGRCQITAQSFAEIKFHLLYVHGEEIQGRLQEQLPPRSQAAPEELAQHAAPSWKQHPERRKLLKKSCPSDEEVHAFPKLKRQLCLHRQNGMETLTKDEGARPGPCEPGEAPQSPACPSPHCAPLQSHSGFNCILCARTLGKKEELLLHWQQGHNCEDAPRLWRILKAFSHQGGIEPPRETGK from the exons ATGCCTTCTGGAGCAATACAGAGTGGCAGAGGGTTGCAGAATAAGAGTCAGTTTAGAACCATCGCACCGAAAATTGTTCCCAAAGTCCTAACTTCCAGAGTGCTGTCGGGCCACTCGCCATCACTCTCTGACCAGGTGACTCCAGGCCCTCCCGTCAGCTCCACACCGCTGGGGGTGCCCACCCAGAATTACGCGCTGATGCAGGTTGCCGGCCCGGAGGGGACATTTTCTCTTGTGGCGTTGCCGCACATTGCCTCAGCTCAGCCAGTCCAGAAACGCAGACTGTCCCTGCCCGAAAACCTTAAACTGCCTATTCCTCGATACCAACCCCCAAGAAATAACAAAGGATCAACCAAGAACTGCGTTCGGAGCTCCTCTGAGAGTGGCTGTAGCAAACCCCCTGCCCAAACCCAGacatccccttccctccctggccATTCTgaacccccaccccatcccagcccacCTGAGCCAGTGCCATCACTAAACCCAGCCCCAAGCGGCCCCAGCGTGGCCGCACTGACCAATGACCATGGACAGCTGAACCGTCCTGACACCCTGACATCATCCACACCAGAGGAGCCCTCTGCCAAGCGGGGCCTCTTGAAGCTTTCAGGGAAAGAAAACTTTGCAAGCAAAGAAACATCCAGTAAACCTGCCGTTGTCGCTGGTGAAAAACATAAAGAAGCAGTTGACCTTGCAGAAGGCACGATGAAGTTTTCACCAGCCGCCTTCGGCGGTGCACTTCAGTTGGTCCCCTCAATCCCCGAAGGTAAACTGCCGATCTTTCCCCACTCTAGCATGGAAACAACAGGGGTTTATAACAGTGAGTCAGATGGTAACATTGTAGACCTTTCTTTACCTGGGCTCAGGGTCGACTGCGGTAAGACATCCACCGTCACAGGAGGCTTCGATGCAACCGCCAAAATGGCCACTAAGGTGCCTGGTTCACAGGTGCTGAAGCAGAGTCCCTGTGAAAGTGCCTTCTGTTCGGCCACCAAACTGGATCTCAGCCACAAAGCGAAACTGAATGGTGGGgcagcaaagagaaaaggaagaaaaccgaAGGTACCAGATGAGATCTCGTCAtttcaggaggaaaggaggaaatgtaaaagaataaaaaacgaTCCCCAACAATCCAGAGACCCAAAACCTGGGGCTATGAAAAAATATCGTAGCATTATGCCCAAGCCTGTCATTGTCATGCCCTCGGTGGCTCCCCTGGCTTCTCCTGCAGCTGCGTTACAATCCCAAAGGCCCGGTGGCCCAGGACAGgacattttgttaaataattctCTCACTCCTAAATATCTCAGCTGCAAGCAAGACAGCAGCTCTTCTTCCCCTAAGCCCAGCGCTGCATTCAGAAATGGATTCTCTGGCATTAAGAAGCCGTGGCACAGATGTCCTGTCTGTAACCACCACTTCCAGTTCAAACAGCACCTCCAAGACCACATGAACACGCACACCAACAGACGGCCTTACAGTTGTCGCATCTGTCGCAAGACTTACGTCCGTTCTGGCAGCCTGAGCTCACACGTGAAGCTTCACCACGGTGAGAACCGCCTGAGGAGACTCGTGTGCTGTGAATTTTGTGCAAAAGTGTTCGGTCACGTCAGAGTCTATTTTGGCCATCTGAAGGAAGTGCACAGGGTTGTCATCAGCACCGAGTCCTCCCCCAGCGAACTGCCGCCCGGGGACGTGCcgaagagcagagacagagaggcCACTGCGCAGAG gGACAACAAGTCCAGCCCAGAAGATGACCTCCTCCTAAACCAGGCAGACGAAGTCAAATTGCAGATCAAATGTGGCCGCTGCCAGATCACCGCCCAGTCTTTCGCCGAAATCAAGTTTCATCTACTTTATGTTCATGGAGAGGAAATTCAGGGCAGGCTGCAAGAGCAGCTCCCCCCCAGGAGCCAAGCAGCTCCAGAAGAACTGGCTCAACATGCTGCTCCTTCCTGGAAGCAGCATCCTGAGAGAAGGAAACTGCTGAAGAAGTCCTGTCCCTCCGACGAGGAAGTACATGCATTTCCTAAATTGAAAAGGCAACTCTGCCTTCATCGTCAGAATGGTATGGAAACACTCACAAAAGATGAAGGAGCCAGGCCGGGACCCTGTGAGCCAGGAGAAGCCCCCCAGAGCCCTGCATGTCCCAGCCCACACTGCGCACCCCTCCAGTCGCACTCGGGCTTTAACTGCATCCTCTGTGCACGGACGCTTGGGAAGAAAGAAGAGCTCCTCCTGCACTGGCAACAAGGGCACAATTGTGAGGATGCTCCCAGGCTCTGGAGGATTCTGAAGGCGTTCTCTCACCAGGGGGGGATCGAGCCTCCCAGGGAAACGGGGAAATGA
- the ZNF438 gene encoding zinc finger protein 438 isoform X2 gives MESESVMPSGAIQSGRGLQNKSQFRTIAPKIVPKVLTSRVLSGHSPSLSDQVTPGPPVSSTPLGVPTQNYALMQVAGPEGTFSLVALPHIASAQPVQKRRLSLPENLKLPIPRYQPPRNNKGSTKNCVRSSSESGCSKPPAQTQTSPSLPGHSEPPPHPSPPEPVPSLNPAPSGPSVAALTNDHGQLNRPDTLTSSTPEEPSAKRGLLKLSGKENFASKETSSKPAVVAGEKHKEAVDLAEGTMKFSPAAFGGALQLVPSIPEGKLPIFPHSSMETTGVYNSESDGNIVDLSLPGLRVDCGKTSTVTGGFDATAKMATKVPGSQVLKQSPCESAFCSATKLDLSHKAKLNGGAAKRKGRKPKVPDEISSFQEERRKCKRIKNDPQQSRDPKPGAMKKYRSIMPKPVIVMPSVAPLASPAAALQSQRPGGPGQDILLNNSLTPKYLSCKQDSSSSSPKPSAAFRNGFSGIKKPWHRCPVCNHHFQFKQHLQDHMNTHTNRRPYSCRICRKTYVRSGSLSSHVKLHHGENRLRRLVCCEFCAKVFGHVRVYFGHLKEVHRVVISTESSPSELPPGDVPKSRDREATAQRDNKSSPEDDLLLNQADEVKLQIKCGRCQITAQSFAEIKFHLLYVHGEEIQGRLQEQLPPRSQAAPEELAQHAAPSWKQHPERRKLLKKSCPSDEEVHAFPKLKRQLCLHRQNGMETLTKDEGARPGPCEPGEAPQSPACPSPHCAPLQSHSGFNCILCARTLGKKEELLLHWQQGHNCEDAPRLWRILKAFSHQGGIEPPRETGK, from the exons GTGAATCAGTCATGCCTTCTGGAGCAATACAGAGTGGCAGAGGGTTGCAGAATAAGAGTCAGTTTAGAACCATCGCACCGAAAATTGTTCCCAAAGTCCTAACTTCCAGAGTGCTGTCGGGCCACTCGCCATCACTCTCTGACCAGGTGACTCCAGGCCCTCCCGTCAGCTCCACACCGCTGGGGGTGCCCACCCAGAATTACGCGCTGATGCAGGTTGCCGGCCCGGAGGGGACATTTTCTCTTGTGGCGTTGCCGCACATTGCCTCAGCTCAGCCAGTCCAGAAACGCAGACTGTCCCTGCCCGAAAACCTTAAACTGCCTATTCCTCGATACCAACCCCCAAGAAATAACAAAGGATCAACCAAGAACTGCGTTCGGAGCTCCTCTGAGAGTGGCTGTAGCAAACCCCCTGCCCAAACCCAGacatccccttccctccctggccATTCTgaacccccaccccatcccagcccacCTGAGCCAGTGCCATCACTAAACCCAGCCCCAAGCGGCCCCAGCGTGGCCGCACTGACCAATGACCATGGACAGCTGAACCGTCCTGACACCCTGACATCATCCACACCAGAGGAGCCCTCTGCCAAGCGGGGCCTCTTGAAGCTTTCAGGGAAAGAAAACTTTGCAAGCAAAGAAACATCCAGTAAACCTGCCGTTGTCGCTGGTGAAAAACATAAAGAAGCAGTTGACCTTGCAGAAGGCACGATGAAGTTTTCACCAGCCGCCTTCGGCGGTGCACTTCAGTTGGTCCCCTCAATCCCCGAAGGTAAACTGCCGATCTTTCCCCACTCTAGCATGGAAACAACAGGGGTTTATAACAGTGAGTCAGATGGTAACATTGTAGACCTTTCTTTACCTGGGCTCAGGGTCGACTGCGGTAAGACATCCACCGTCACAGGAGGCTTCGATGCAACCGCCAAAATGGCCACTAAGGTGCCTGGTTCACAGGTGCTGAAGCAGAGTCCCTGTGAAAGTGCCTTCTGTTCGGCCACCAAACTGGATCTCAGCCACAAAGCGAAACTGAATGGTGGGgcagcaaagagaaaaggaagaaaaccgaAGGTACCAGATGAGATCTCGTCAtttcaggaggaaaggaggaaatgtaaaagaataaaaaacgaTCCCCAACAATCCAGAGACCCAAAACCTGGGGCTATGAAAAAATATCGTAGCATTATGCCCAAGCCTGTCATTGTCATGCCCTCGGTGGCTCCCCTGGCTTCTCCTGCAGCTGCGTTACAATCCCAAAGGCCCGGTGGCCCAGGACAGgacattttgttaaataattctCTCACTCCTAAATATCTCAGCTGCAAGCAAGACAGCAGCTCTTCTTCCCCTAAGCCCAGCGCTGCATTCAGAAATGGATTCTCTGGCATTAAGAAGCCGTGGCACAGATGTCCTGTCTGTAACCACCACTTCCAGTTCAAACAGCACCTCCAAGACCACATGAACACGCACACCAACAGACGGCCTTACAGTTGTCGCATCTGTCGCAAGACTTACGTCCGTTCTGGCAGCCTGAGCTCACACGTGAAGCTTCACCACGGTGAGAACCGCCTGAGGAGACTCGTGTGCTGTGAATTTTGTGCAAAAGTGTTCGGTCACGTCAGAGTCTATTTTGGCCATCTGAAGGAAGTGCACAGGGTTGTCATCAGCACCGAGTCCTCCCCCAGCGAACTGCCGCCCGGGGACGTGCcgaagagcagagacagagaggcCACTGCGCAGAG gGACAACAAGTCCAGCCCAGAAGATGACCTCCTCCTAAACCAGGCAGACGAAGTCAAATTGCAGATCAAATGTGGCCGCTGCCAGATCACCGCCCAGTCTTTCGCCGAAATCAAGTTTCATCTACTTTATGTTCATGGAGAGGAAATTCAGGGCAGGCTGCAAGAGCAGCTCCCCCCCAGGAGCCAAGCAGCTCCAGAAGAACTGGCTCAACATGCTGCTCCTTCCTGGAAGCAGCATCCTGAGAGAAGGAAACTGCTGAAGAAGTCCTGTCCCTCCGACGAGGAAGTACATGCATTTCCTAAATTGAAAAGGCAACTCTGCCTTCATCGTCAGAATGGTATGGAAACACTCACAAAAGATGAAGGAGCCAGGCCGGGACCCTGTGAGCCAGGAGAAGCCCCCCAGAGCCCTGCATGTCCCAGCCCACACTGCGCACCCCTCCAGTCGCACTCGGGCTTTAACTGCATCCTCTGTGCACGGACGCTTGGGAAGAAAGAAGAGCTCCTCCTGCACTGGCAACAAGGGCACAATTGTGAGGATGCTCCCAGGCTCTGGAGGATTCTGAAGGCGTTCTCTCACCAGGGGGGGATCGAGCCTCCCAGGGAAACGGGGAAATGA